From a region of the Haloferax volcanii DS2 genome:
- a CDS encoding ABC transporter permease encodes MSTTTIDRLRDTELSYRATLVGGAVSVFLLIALLGLAFPSSIWGNFLAILTSRSTLSSALRLSVPITFAALGGIFSEKAGVVNIGLEGLLIISAFTAVITTAIVGPEMTVVGLPAIWIGFFAGILSSVLFSALFAVVCIRFKADQIIAGLAVWLIALGLAPFAATVYYGGVNTDNLGTTLGTWTIPVLSDIPFFGAFFDADPAVYMMLVAVPASWYVLNRTAFGRHVRASGENPKALDTVGVDVSRVRYAGVLLSGFLAGIGGSALSLGLGQFVGNNQTMVNGKGFIAIVAFLFGNYNPVGAFGASFLFAGLEAAQIRLQQVPGYGVPDSLIQTVPYVTVLVVLALVGRTRIPAASGEHYDTGDDNR; translated from the coding sequence ATGAGCACGACCACCATCGACCGACTCCGCGACACCGAACTGTCTTACAGAGCGACCCTCGTCGGCGGCGCGGTGAGCGTCTTCCTGCTCATCGCGCTGCTCGGCCTCGCGTTCCCGAGCAGTATCTGGGGTAACTTCCTCGCCATCCTCACGAGTCGGAGCACGCTCTCGTCGGCGCTGCGGCTCTCGGTGCCCATCACGTTCGCCGCGCTCGGCGGTATCTTCTCCGAGAAGGCCGGCGTGGTGAACATCGGACTCGAGGGACTGCTCATCATCTCGGCGTTCACCGCGGTCATCACGACGGCCATCGTCGGCCCCGAGATGACCGTCGTCGGCCTCCCGGCCATCTGGATTGGCTTCTTCGCCGGCATCCTCTCGTCGGTGCTGTTCTCGGCGCTGTTCGCCGTGGTCTGCATCCGCTTCAAGGCCGACCAAATCATCGCCGGCCTCGCCGTCTGGCTCATCGCGCTCGGCCTCGCGCCGTTCGCGGCGACCGTCTACTACGGCGGCGTCAACACCGACAACCTCGGGACGACACTCGGGACGTGGACGATTCCCGTCCTCTCGGACATCCCGTTTTTCGGCGCGTTCTTCGACGCCGACCCCGCGGTGTACATGATGCTCGTCGCGGTCCCGGCGTCGTGGTACGTCCTGAACCGCACGGCGTTCGGCCGCCACGTCCGCGCGTCCGGCGAGAACCCGAAGGCGCTCGACACCGTCGGCGTCGACGTGAGCCGCGTCCGCTACGCGGGCGTGCTCCTGTCGGGCTTCCTCGCCGGCATCGGCGGCTCCGCGCTGTCGCTCGGCCTCGGCCAGTTCGTCGGCAACAACCAGACGATGGTCAACGGGAAGGGCTTCATCGCCATCGTGGCGTTCCTCTTCGGGAACTACAACCCCGTCGGCGCGTTCGGCGCGTCGTTCCTCTTCGCGGGGCTGGAGGCCGCCCAGATTCGCCTCCAGCAGGTGCCCGGCTACGGCGTTCCCGACTCGCTCATCCAGACGGTTCCGTACGTGACGGTGCTCGTCGTCCTCGCGCTCGTCGGCCGCACCCGCATCCCGGCCGCGTCGGGCGAACACTACGACACCGGCGACGACAACCGCTGA
- a CDS encoding ABC transporter permease, which yields MSAAETAKSVLRRLTAASATERILISFAALVMAVVIGAGIILVSGRVTTCQTAATTLFGTGFCYDPVEVYLVLFNGALGEPFLVNSPGVLKPLNPDWNPLNFGFALTLKETTLLIFTGLSVAVSFRAGLFNIGTQGQLVLGGLATALFSFFVAPLLPSGLVGGLILIPLAVIVGALVGGLYGAIPGALKAYADANEVITTIMLNFIAAQIAFVLVSEFFGNPDSQVVETTPLPDWATLLPVAFPQGGDFSLLALAFGLALVVAVWFLLEQTSFGYDLRTSGEQPEAAEYGGVDAKRTTVTSMFLSGALGGMGGAIWVLMVMGKWQAGVPSLGFDGITVSILAGNNPFGVVPAALLFGTLKSGSLAVQFGTGVPKQLVGVLRGLIILFVAMPEFFRMLGSAIDLEPDRETVATDGGRLGGDDE from the coding sequence ATGAGCGCGGCCGAAACGGCGAAATCCGTCCTCCGGCGGCTGACGGCCGCCTCCGCGACGGAGCGCATCCTCATCAGCTTCGCCGCGCTCGTCATGGCCGTGGTCATCGGCGCTGGCATCATCCTCGTCTCCGGCCGCGTCACGACGTGCCAGACCGCGGCGACGACGCTGTTCGGAACCGGGTTCTGTTACGACCCCGTCGAAGTGTATCTCGTGCTGTTCAACGGGGCGCTCGGCGAGCCGTTCCTCGTGAACAGCCCGGGAGTTCTCAAACCGCTCAACCCCGACTGGAACCCGCTGAACTTCGGGTTCGCGCTCACACTCAAGGAGACGACGCTCCTCATCTTCACCGGCCTCTCGGTCGCCGTCTCCTTCCGCGCGGGCCTGTTCAACATCGGGACGCAGGGACAGCTCGTCCTCGGCGGCCTCGCCACGGCGCTGTTTTCGTTCTTCGTCGCGCCGCTGCTCCCGTCCGGGCTCGTCGGCGGCCTCATCCTGATTCCGCTCGCGGTCATCGTCGGCGCGCTCGTCGGCGGTCTCTACGGGGCGATTCCGGGCGCGCTCAAGGCGTACGCCGACGCCAACGAGGTCATCACGACCATCATGCTGAACTTCATCGCGGCGCAAATCGCGTTCGTCCTCGTCAGCGAGTTCTTCGGCAACCCCGACTCGCAGGTCGTCGAGACGACGCCGCTTCCCGACTGGGCGACGCTCCTCCCGGTGGCGTTCCCGCAGGGCGGCGACTTCTCGCTTCTCGCGCTCGCGTTCGGCCTCGCGCTCGTCGTCGCCGTCTGGTTCCTGCTCGAACAGACCTCGTTCGGGTACGACCTCCGGACGAGCGGCGAACAGCCCGAGGCCGCCGAGTACGGCGGCGTCGACGCCAAGCGGACGACCGTCACGAGCATGTTCCTCTCGGGCGCGCTCGGCGGGATGGGCGGCGCTATCTGGGTGCTCATGGTCATGGGCAAGTGGCAGGCCGGCGTCCCCTCGCTCGGGTTCGACGGCATCACCGTCTCCATCCTCGCGGGGAACAACCCGTTCGGCGTCGTCCCGGCGGCGCTCCTGTTCGGGACGCTCAAGTCCGGCTCCCTCGCGGTCCAGTTCGGGACCGGCGTCCCGAAACAGCTCGTCGGCGTCCTCCGCGGGCTCATCATCCTGTTCGTCGCGATGCCCGAGTTCTTCCGCATGCTCGGCTCCGCCATCGACCTCGAACCGGACCGCGAGACCGTGGCCACGGACGGCGGCCGCCTCGGAGGTGACGACGAATGA
- a CDS encoding ABC transporter ATP-binding protein: protein MSTAVHLDEITKRFPGVVANDDVDLTVERGTVHALLGENGAGKTTLMNILYGLYEPTEGTVHVDGKPRDFDSPADAIDAGIGMIHQHFMLVDPMTVAENIVLGNEPRKWFGTTVDRERARQEVIDLSNRYGFDVNPDDAIEDVSVGVQQRVEILKALYRGADILILDEPTAVLTPQEVEELFRVFEELTAQGKTIIFISHKLGEAMHAADDITVLRNGKNVGTVKADETSNEELAELMVGREVLLEPKAEPQEPGDEVLSVQRLSATDNRGVPAVSDVSFDIREGEVFGIAGVDGNGQSQLVEAITGLRTPTEGSISYKGRDITDASRRSRIDDGMAYVPEDRHERGLVMDFDLVQNGILGSQHSPPFAAAGRIHWSDAREHTERIIDEYDVRPPHADADAESFSGGNQQKFIVGREFERDPDFVVATHPTRGVDIGAMEFIHERLLDLRAEGKAILLISSKLDEVQGLSDRLGVMHDGELMDIVDPRNTTEEEIGLLMAGERPDAGATDAEPPVGDAK, encoded by the coding sequence ATGAGCACCGCTGTTCATCTCGACGAAATCACAAAACGGTTCCCCGGCGTCGTGGCGAACGACGACGTGGACCTGACCGTCGAGCGCGGCACGGTGCACGCACTTCTGGGAGAAAACGGGGCCGGCAAGACGACGTTGATGAACATCCTCTACGGGCTCTACGAACCCACGGAGGGGACCGTCCACGTGGACGGAAAACCGCGGGACTTCGATTCGCCCGCGGACGCAATCGACGCCGGAATCGGTATGATTCACCAGCACTTCATGCTGGTCGACCCCATGACGGTCGCCGAGAACATCGTCCTCGGCAACGAACCGCGCAAGTGGTTCGGCACGACCGTCGACCGGGAGCGTGCGCGCCAAGAGGTCATCGACCTCTCGAACCGATACGGATTCGACGTGAACCCCGACGACGCCATCGAGGACGTGAGCGTCGGCGTTCAACAGCGCGTCGAAATCTTGAAAGCACTCTATCGCGGGGCCGACATCCTCATTCTGGACGAGCCCACCGCGGTCCTCACCCCGCAGGAGGTCGAAGAGCTGTTCCGCGTCTTCGAGGAGCTGACCGCACAGGGCAAGACGATTATCTTCATCAGCCACAAGCTCGGTGAGGCCATGCACGCCGCCGACGACATCACCGTCCTCCGAAACGGGAAGAACGTCGGCACCGTGAAGGCCGACGAAACGTCGAACGAGGAACTCGCCGAACTGATGGTCGGCCGCGAAGTCCTCCTCGAACCGAAGGCCGAACCGCAGGAGCCGGGCGACGAGGTGCTCTCGGTGCAGCGGCTCTCGGCCACGGACAACCGCGGCGTGCCCGCCGTCTCGGACGTGTCGTTCGATATCCGCGAGGGCGAGGTGTTCGGCATCGCGGGCGTCGACGGCAACGGCCAGTCGCAGTTGGTCGAGGCCATCACCGGTCTGCGGACGCCGACCGAGGGCTCGATTTCCTACAAGGGCCGGGACATCACCGACGCCTCGCGTCGGTCCCGCATCGACGACGGGATGGCGTACGTCCCCGAGGACCGCCACGAACGCGGGCTCGTGATGGACTTCGACCTCGTCCAAAACGGTATCCTCGGCAGCCAGCACAGCCCGCCGTTCGCCGCCGCCGGCCGAATACACTGGTCCGACGCGCGCGAGCACACCGAGCGAATCATCGACGAGTACGACGTTCGACCGCCGCACGCCGACGCCGACGCCGAGTCCTTCTCCGGCGGCAACCAACAGAAGTTCATCGTCGGCCGCGAGTTCGAACGCGACCCGGACTTCGTCGTCGCCACCCACCCGACCCGCGGCGTGGACATCGGCGCGATGGAGTTCATCCACGAGCGGCTCTTGGACCTCCGAGCGGAGGGGAAGGCGATTCTCCTCATCTCCTCGAAGCTCGACGAGGTACAGGGCCTCTCGGACCGCCTCGGCGTCATGCACGACGGCGAACTCATGGACATCGTAGACCCACGCAACACCACCGAAGAAGAGATTGGCCTGCTCATGGCCGGCGAACGCCCCGACGCCGGCGCGACCGATGCGGAACCGCCCGTGGGTGACGCCAAATGA